One segment of Pseudodesulfovibrio sp. 5S69 DNA contains the following:
- a CDS encoding DUF2160 domain-containing protein: protein MNLEWMAWTPVTAGFFLTIALILVGMTIWEIVSPCVARRGFLPLTTTRGDRLFIGLLGSAYIHLAWIGLTTLPVWIATAISVCFLIIVMRWG from the coding sequence ATGAATCTCGAATGGATGGCATGGACCCCGGTCACCGCCGGGTTCTTCCTGACCATAGCGCTCATCCTCGTGGGCATGACCATCTGGGAGATCGTCTCCCCCTGCGTGGCGCGGCGGGGCTTCCTGCCGCTGACCACCACCCGCGGCGACCGCCTGTTCATCGGGCTGCTGGGGAGCGCCTACATCCACCTGGCGTGGATCGGATTGACCACCTTACCCGTCTGGATCGCTACGGCTATATCCGTTTGTTTCCTGATCATCGTCATGCGGTGGGGATAG
- the larB gene encoding nickel pincer cofactor biosynthesis protein LarB: MTNDALTELLSEIRDGRISVENGIERLRDLPYLDLGHTKFDLHRSLRNGFPEVVYGEGKTPEQVGEIFTRMGDQANILATRVSREMADHVLSVCPDAGYNAMGRTLTLARQPIVYREGEIAIVTAGTSDLSVAEEARVTCEMLGSRARITSDVGVAGIHRLLDRLDDIRKARVIIVIAGMEGALSSVIGGLVSQPIIAVPTSVGYGASFSGLSALLGMLTSCASGVTVVNIDNGFGAACAACKINNL, from the coding sequence ATGACCAACGACGCCTTGACCGAACTGCTGTCCGAAATTCGCGACGGCAGGATTTCGGTCGAGAACGGGATCGAGCGGCTGCGCGACCTCCCGTACCTGGATCTGGGACACACCAAATTCGACCTGCACCGTTCCCTGCGCAACGGCTTCCCCGAGGTGGTCTACGGCGAGGGGAAGACCCCGGAACAGGTGGGCGAGATATTCACGCGCATGGGTGATCAGGCCAACATCCTGGCCACCCGCGTGTCGCGGGAGATGGCCGACCACGTCCTGTCCGTCTGCCCGGACGCGGGGTACAACGCCATGGGCCGGACCCTGACCCTGGCCCGGCAGCCCATCGTCTACCGGGAAGGGGAAATCGCCATCGTCACGGCCGGGACCTCGGACCTGAGCGTAGCCGAGGAGGCCCGCGTCACCTGCGAGATGCTCGGCAGCCGCGCCCGGATCACCTCGGACGTGGGCGTGGCGGGCATCCACCGGCTGCTGGACCGCCTCGACGACATCCGCAAGGCGCGGGTCATCATCGTCATCGCGGGCATGGAAGGAGCCCTGTCCAGCGTCATCGGGGGCCTGGTCTCCCAGCCCATCATCGCCGTGCCCACCTCGGTCGGCTACGGCGCGTCCTTCTCCGGCCTCTCGGCCCTGCTCGGCATGCTCACCTCCTGCGCCAGCGGCGTGACCGTGGTCAACATAGACAACGGCTTCGGCGCGGCCTGTGCCGCCTGCAAGATCAACAACCTGTAG
- a CDS encoding ABC transporter substrate-binding protein, which produces MLTLAFLSFATVGLADMKAAEKWVDSEFQPSTLSKAEQMKEMEWFIKAAAPFKGMEIKVVSETIPTHEYESKVLAKAFYEITGIKVTHDLIQEGDVIEKLQVQFQSGENVFDGYINDSDLIGTHFRSGKVVNLTDWMAGEGKSVTLPTLDIDDFMGKSFTTGPDGKLYQLPDQQFANLYWFRYDWFKKPELRKAFKAKYGYELGVPVNWSAYEDIADFFTNDVREIDGVAIYGHMDYGKKAPDLGWRFTDAWLSMAGAGDKGLPNGKPVDEWGIRVEDCHPVGSSVSRGGATNGPAAKYALRKYMDWLRKYAPPGALGMDFYQSLPYLAKGNVAQQIFWYTAFTASMVEKGTPVVNADGTPKWRMAPSPHGPYWEKGQKLGYQDCGSWTLLKSTPVDRRQAAWLFAQFCVCKTVSLKKAHVGLTPIRDSDIRDESFTKRAPMLGGLVEFYRSPARVAWTPTGTNVPDYPKLAQLWWQNIGEAVAGEVTVDTAMDNLAAEQDKIMMRLERANVLKICGPKLNKPREESYWLNQPGAPKAKLANEKPQGETVDYDELIKAWKQGKAM; this is translated from the coding sequence ATGCTGACCCTGGCATTCCTGAGCTTCGCCACCGTCGGCCTGGCCGACATGAAGGCAGCGGAGAAATGGGTGGACAGCGAGTTCCAGCCGTCCACGCTGAGCAAGGCGGAGCAGATGAAGGAAATGGAGTGGTTCATCAAGGCGGCCGCTCCGTTCAAAGGCATGGAGATCAAGGTCGTCTCCGAGACCATCCCCACCCACGAGTACGAGTCCAAGGTACTCGCCAAGGCATTCTATGAGATCACCGGCATCAAGGTCACCCACGACCTGATCCAGGAAGGCGACGTCATCGAGAAACTCCAGGTCCAGTTCCAGTCGGGCGAAAACGTCTTCGACGGCTACATCAACGACTCCGACCTGATCGGGACCCACTTCCGCTCCGGCAAGGTCGTCAACCTGACGGACTGGATGGCGGGCGAAGGCAAGTCCGTGACCCTGCCCACCCTGGACATCGACGACTTCATGGGCAAGTCCTTCACCACCGGCCCGGACGGCAAGCTCTACCAGTTGCCCGACCAGCAGTTCGCCAACCTCTACTGGTTCCGCTACGACTGGTTCAAGAAGCCCGAGCTGCGCAAGGCCTTCAAGGCCAAGTACGGCTACGAGCTCGGCGTGCCGGTCAACTGGTCCGCCTACGAGGACATCGCCGACTTCTTCACCAACGACGTGCGTGAGATCGACGGCGTGGCCATCTACGGGCACATGGACTACGGCAAGAAGGCCCCGGACCTCGGCTGGCGCTTCACCGACGCCTGGCTGTCCATGGCCGGAGCCGGCGACAAGGGGCTGCCCAACGGCAAGCCCGTGGACGAATGGGGCATCCGCGTGGAAGACTGCCATCCGGTGGGCTCCTCCGTGTCCCGCGGCGGTGCCACCAACGGCCCGGCCGCCAAGTACGCCCTGCGCAAGTACATGGATTGGCTGCGCAAGTACGCCCCTCCGGGCGCGCTGGGCATGGACTTCTACCAGTCCCTGCCGTACCTGGCCAAGGGCAACGTGGCCCAGCAGATCTTCTGGTACACGGCCTTCACCGCCTCCATGGTCGAGAAGGGCACCCCGGTGGTCAACGCCGACGGCACGCCCAAGTGGCGCATGGCTCCGTCCCCGCATGGCCCGTACTGGGAAAAGGGCCAGAAGCTCGGCTACCAGGACTGCGGTTCCTGGACCCTGCTGAAGTCCACCCCGGTCGACCGTCGCCAGGCCGCCTGGCTGTTCGCCCAGTTCTGCGTCTGCAAGACCGTCTCCCTGAAGAAGGCCCACGTCGGCCTGACCCCCATCCGGGATTCGGACATCCGCGACGAGTCCTTCACCAAGCGCGCCCCCATGCTCGGCGGCCTGGTGGAATTCTACCGCTCCCCGGCCCGCGTAGCCTGGACCCCCACCGGCACCAACGTTCCCGACTACCCCAAGCTGGCCCAGCTGTGGTGGCAGAACATCGGTGAGGCCGTGGCCGGCGAGGTCACCGTGGACACCGCCATGGACAACCTGGCGGCCGAGCAGGACAAGATCATGATGCGCCTGGAACGCGCCAACGTGCTCAAGATCTGCGGTCCCAAGCTGAACAAGCCCAGGGAAGAGTCCTACTGGCTGAACCAGCCCGGCGCCCCCAAGGCCAAGCTGGCCAACGAGAAGCCCCAGGGCGAAACCGTGGACTACGACGAGCTGATCAAGGCCTGGAAGCAAGGCAAGGCCATGTAA
- a CDS encoding carbohydrate ABC transporter permease, producing the protein MNKWRDNKAWFLVLPVFAIVAFSAIIPLMTVVNYSVQDIFGPGQRYFVGVEWFRDVLLDARLHDALFKQLSFSFLVLVTEIPLGIVIALMMPKKGWTASACLVILALPLLIPWNVIGTIWIIFTRPDIGLFGAIVNNAGIAFDHTASPVDAWITLMLMEIWHWTPLVALLAYAGLRAIPEAYYQAAKIDGASSWAVFRYIQLPKMRGVLTIALLLRFMDSFLIYAEPFVLTGGGPGNTTTFLSIYLVKIAVGQFDLGPAAAFSLIYFLIILLFCWLFYQALQAVGTGDKA; encoded by the coding sequence ATGAACAAATGGCGAGACAACAAGGCGTGGTTCCTGGTTCTCCCGGTCTTCGCGATCGTGGCCTTCTCGGCAATCATTCCACTGATGACCGTGGTCAATTACTCGGTCCAGGACATCTTCGGGCCGGGCCAGCGTTACTTTGTGGGCGTGGAGTGGTTTAGGGACGTGCTCCTGGACGCGCGGCTGCACGACGCCCTGTTCAAGCAGCTGTCCTTCTCCTTCCTGGTCCTGGTCACCGAGATACCGCTCGGCATCGTCATCGCCCTGATGATGCCGAAGAAGGGCTGGACCGCCTCGGCCTGCCTGGTCATCCTGGCCCTGCCCCTGCTCATCCCCTGGAACGTCATCGGGACCATCTGGATCATCTTCACCCGGCCGGACATCGGCCTGTTCGGGGCCATCGTCAACAACGCGGGCATCGCGTTCGACCACACGGCCTCGCCGGTGGACGCCTGGATCACCCTGATGCTCATGGAGATATGGCACTGGACACCGCTGGTGGCCCTGCTGGCGTATGCGGGCCTGCGGGCCATCCCCGAGGCCTACTACCAGGCAGCCAAGATCGACGGGGCGTCGAGCTGGGCGGTCTTCCGCTACATCCAGCTGCCCAAGATGCGCGGGGTCCTGACCATCGCCCTGCTGCTGCGCTTCATGGACAGCTTCCTGATCTACGCCGAACCGTTCGTCCTGACCGGCGGCGGGCCCGGCAACACGACCACGTTCCTGTCCATCTATCTGGTCAAGATCGCCGTGGGCCAGTTCGACCTCGGTCCGGCCGCGGCCTTTTCGCTCATCTACTTCCTCATCATCCTGCTGTTCTGCTGGTTGTTCTACCAGGCCCTGCAGGCGGTGGGCACGGGAGACAAGGCATGA
- the larE gene encoding ATP-dependent sacrificial sulfur transferase LarE yields the protein MALTQRQKKQYAVLLAEIYGMKRVLVAFSGGVDSTLLLHAAKRAVGESVLAVTFVMPYSPKAETACAAQFAEALGVRHKLIELPVPDDIRGNPPERCYLCKRTLFGELVRIAAEEGIRHILDGGNLDDLGDHRPGIRAARELGVRSPLLNAGLTKQDIRDLSREYDLPTWDKPAGACLLTRLPHGVAVEEAEFERIDQGETFLRGLGFAAVRLRSHGEVARIELRPEDIAACLESGVRKRIDDRLKALGYRYVSVDLAGYRMGSLNEPEATGSKE from the coding sequence ATGGCCCTCACCCAACGGCAGAAAAAACAATATGCCGTGCTGCTGGCCGAGATATACGGCATGAAGCGCGTGCTGGTGGCCTTTTCCGGCGGCGTGGACAGCACCCTGTTGCTGCATGCCGCCAAGCGCGCCGTGGGCGAGTCCGTCCTTGCGGTGACCTTTGTCATGCCTTATTCCCCCAAGGCGGAGACGGCCTGCGCCGCACAGTTCGCCGAGGCCCTCGGCGTCCGGCACAAGCTGATCGAGTTGCCCGTCCCCGACGACATCCGCGGCAATCCGCCGGAGCGATGCTACCTGTGCAAGCGCACCCTGTTCGGCGAGCTCGTCCGCATCGCCGCGGAGGAGGGCATCCGGCACATACTCGACGGCGGCAACCTCGACGACCTGGGCGACCATCGTCCCGGCATCCGGGCCGCCAGGGAGCTGGGCGTGCGCAGCCCGCTGCTCAACGCCGGACTGACCAAGCAGGACATCCGCGACCTCTCCAGGGAGTACGACCTGCCCACCTGGGACAAGCCCGCCGGGGCCTGCCTGCTCACGCGTCTGCCCCATGGCGTGGCCGTGGAAGAGGCGGAATTCGAGCGCATCGACCAAGGGGAGACGTTTTTGAGAGGCCTCGGTTTTGCCGCGGTCAGGCTGCGCAGCCACGGCGAGGTGGCCCGCATCGAACTGCGGCCCGAAGACATCGCGGCCTGCCTGGAGAGCGGCGTCAGGAAGCGGATCGACGACCGCCTGAAGGCGCTGGGCTACCGCTACGTGTCCGTGGACCTGGCGGGCTACCGCATGGGCAGCCTCAACGAGCCGGAAGCGACCGGCAGCAAGGAGTAA
- a CDS encoding carbohydrate ABC transporter permease: protein MRLKKRHLGLIAYLIILFLPIYWMLNMSFRTNADIMRSFSLIPTHPTLVNYMKIFTDPSWYSGYINSIIYVTINTVISLGTALPAAYAFSRYQFIGDKHVFFWLLTNRMAPPAVFLLPFFQLYSTFNLIDTHIAVALSHCLFNVPLAVWILEGFMSGVPREIDETAFIDGYSFPRFFIRVFIPLIRAGIGVTAFFCFMFSWVELLLARTLTTTAAKPIAATMTRTVSATGLDWGLLAAAGILTIVPGALVIWFVRNHLAKGFALGRV from the coding sequence ATGAGACTGAAAAAACGACACCTGGGGCTGATCGCCTACCTGATCATCCTGTTTCTGCCCATCTACTGGATGCTGAATATGTCCTTCCGGACCAACGCGGACATCATGCGGTCGTTCTCGCTTATCCCGACCCATCCCACGCTGGTCAACTACATGAAGATCTTCACGGACCCGTCCTGGTATTCCGGGTACATCAACTCGATCATCTACGTGACCATCAACACGGTGATCTCGCTGGGGACCGCCTTGCCGGCCGCCTACGCGTTCTCGCGCTACCAGTTCATCGGCGACAAGCACGTCTTCTTCTGGCTGCTGACCAACCGCATGGCTCCGCCCGCGGTCTTCCTGCTCCCCTTCTTCCAACTCTACTCCACCTTCAACCTGATCGACACCCACATCGCCGTGGCCCTGTCCCACTGCCTGTTCAACGTGCCCCTGGCCGTCTGGATCCTGGAAGGGTTCATGTCCGGCGTGCCCAGGGAGATCGACGAGACCGCCTTCATCGACGGCTACTCCTTCCCGCGCTTCTTCATCCGGGTGTTCATCCCGCTGATCCGCGCGGGCATCGGCGTGACCGCGTTCTTCTGCTTCATGTTCAGTTGGGTCGAGCTGCTGCTGGCCCGCACCCTGACGACCACGGCGGCGAAACCCATCGCCGCGACCATGACCAGGACCGTCAGCGCCACCGGGCTGGACTGGGGGCTGCTCGCCGCGGCGGGCATCCTGACCATCGTGCCCGGCGCCCTGGTTATCTGGTTCGTCCGCAACCATCTGGCCAAGGGCTTCGCCCTGGGCAGGGTCTAG